One region of Bacillota bacterium genomic DNA includes:
- a CDS encoding UvrD-helicase domain-containing protein, which yields MGLRRQGIEGMLEGLNEAQREAVTWPGGPLLVLAGAGSGKTRVLTYRIAWLIANGIPPHAILAMTFTNKAAGEMTQRVHAMLDCQAVQTGAAAGGDGQAESRGDEGGDGEAVGAGQDQAVRGIWMGTFHAICVRILRPHAAKLGYDNRFGIADGDDQARIVQGIIRDLGVERTHKPGAVLAEIGRAKDQLVGPGEYLARARGFWDEKTGEIYRLYQERLRESNLMDFDDLLVNAVRLFREHPDVLERYARRFQHILVDEFQDTNRVQYILLRQLASHHGNLTVVGDDDQSIYGFRGADLRNILDFEHDFPGARVIRLEQNYRSTQVILDAAQGVIKHNRGRKSKRLWTERRGGAPVLLYRAENEHDEAHFIVEEAIRLAGRHGYALSDMAVLYRTHAQARVLEEAFLRHGVAYVVVGSVHFYQRKEIKDVLAYLRAALNPRDDVSTERIINVPRRGIGEETVRRLKDFARREGIGLREAASHPADSGLGKAACRRVEEFARLLDEVEQRLDLPVHEVITWVIERTGYLAELQAERTREAEDRIENLRELVISAVDFSRRSSDPRAEAFLAEVALFTSVDTTRAGGPAVTLMTLHAAKGLEFPVVFLAGLEEGVFPHARSRDSEDELEEERRLCYVGMTRARDLLYLSHSRYRELHGGRVLPSRFLEEVPPHLVQELPSCDELPSWEHPRDKEMALEPSRHGLAGLVTGTGLRQAAEDRRDAAATGGTVRGGRIWRGEPLAPGRKVRHPQFGTGVVLSCRGEGEDAEVKVAFHDNGVRTLVARYARLDLGAEP from the coding sequence TTGGGATTACGGCGACAGGGGATCGAGGGAATGCTGGAGGGGCTGAACGAGGCCCAGCGCGAGGCGGTGACGTGGCCGGGGGGTCCGCTGCTGGTACTGGCGGGAGCCGGATCCGGCAAGACCAGGGTGCTCACGTACCGGATCGCGTGGCTCATCGCCAATGGGATTCCACCGCACGCCATCCTGGCGATGACCTTCACCAACAAGGCGGCAGGGGAAATGACCCAGCGCGTCCACGCCATGCTTGACTGTCAGGCCGTGCAGACGGGGGCCGCAGCGGGTGGGGACGGGCAGGCGGAGAGCCGCGGGGATGAAGGCGGGGACGGGGAGGCGGTTGGTGCGGGGCAGGACCAGGCGGTGCGGGGGATCTGGATGGGGACGTTCCATGCCATCTGCGTCCGCATCCTGCGTCCTCATGCGGCGAAGCTGGGGTACGACAACCGCTTCGGCATAGCGGATGGCGACGACCAGGCCCGCATCGTGCAGGGGATCATCCGCGACCTGGGGGTGGAGCGCACCCACAAGCCGGGCGCGGTACTGGCCGAGATAGGGCGGGCCAAGGACCAACTGGTCGGCCCCGGGGAATACCTGGCCCGGGCGCGGGGATTCTGGGATGAGAAGACGGGGGAAATCTACCGCCTGTACCAGGAGCGCCTCCGGGAATCGAACCTGATGGATTTCGATGACCTGCTGGTAAACGCGGTGCGCCTCTTCCGCGAGCATCCCGACGTTCTGGAGAGGTATGCCCGCCGGTTCCAGCACATCCTGGTGGACGAGTTCCAGGACACCAACCGCGTGCAGTACATACTGCTGCGGCAGCTGGCCTCCCACCACGGCAACCTGACCGTGGTGGGGGACGACGACCAGTCCATCTACGGGTTCCGCGGCGCTGACCTGCGCAACATCCTGGATTTCGAGCACGACTTCCCGGGGGCGCGGGTGATCCGCCTGGAGCAGAACTACCGCTCCACGCAGGTCATCCTGGACGCCGCCCAGGGGGTGATCAAACACAACCGGGGGCGGAAGAGCAAGCGCCTGTGGACCGAGCGCCGGGGCGGCGCGCCCGTCCTCCTGTACCGGGCGGAGAACGAGCACGATGAGGCTCACTTCATAGTGGAAGAGGCGATACGGCTGGCCGGGCGGCACGGATACGCCCTGTCGGACATGGCGGTGCTGTACCGCACCCATGCGCAGGCGCGCGTCCTGGAGGAAGCCTTTCTCCGCCACGGTGTGGCCTACGTGGTGGTGGGGTCCGTCCACTTCTATCAGCGCAAAGAGATCAAGGACGTCCTCGCCTACCTGCGGGCGGCGCTCAATCCCAGAGATGATGTGAGCACCGAGCGCATCATCAACGTCCCCCGGCGCGGGATCGGGGAGGAGACGGTGCGCCGGCTGAAGGATTTCGCCCGGCGGGAAGGCATCGGCCTGCGTGAGGCGGCATCCCACCCGGCGGATTCCGGCCTGGGGAAGGCAGCCTGCCGGCGGGTGGAAGAGTTTGCCCGCCTGCTGGACGAGGTGGAGCAGCGCCTGGATCTTCCTGTCCACGAGGTGATCACCTGGGTCATCGAGCGCACCGGGTACCTGGCCGAACTGCAGGCGGAGCGCACCCGCGAGGCCGAGGACCGCATCGAGAACCTGCGCGAGCTGGTCATTTCGGCGGTGGACTTCTCTCGACGGTCGTCCGACCCCCGGGCGGAGGCATTCCTGGCCGAGGTAGCGCTCTTCACCAGTGTGGACACCACACGGGCGGGTGGCCCGGCGGTGACCCTGATGACCCTGCACGCCGCCAAGGGGCTGGAGTTCCCGGTGGTCTTCCTGGCCGGGTTGGAGGAGGGCGTGTTTCCCCATGCCCGCTCCCGGGACAGCGAGGATGAGCTGGAGGAAGAGCGCCGGCTGTGCTACGTGGGTATGACCCGCGCCCGTGACCTCCTCTACCTGAGTCACTCCCGCTACCGCGAACTGCACGGGGGCCGCGTGCTGCCCTCGCGCTTCCTGGAGGAAGTCCCCCCGCACCTGGTGCAGGAACTCCCCTCCTGCGACGAGTTACCATCCTGGGAGCATCCCCGGGACAAGGAGATGGCCCTGGAGCCTTCGCGCCACGGGTTGGCTGGGCTTGTTACGGGGACCGGTCTCCGGCAAGCTGCTGAGGACAGGAGGGATGCCGCAGCCACCGGCGGGACGGTCCGCGGCGGCAGGATATGGCGGGGCGAACCTCTTGCGCCGGGACGAAAGGTGAGGCATCCTCAGTTTGGTACGGGCGTGGTGCTGTCCTGCCGGGGTGAGGGGGAGGACGCCGAGGTGAAGGTCGCCTTCCACGACAACGGCGTGCGGACCCTGGTGGCGCGCTACGCCAGGCTGGACCTGGGCGCAGAACCGTGA
- the ligA gene encoding NAD-dependent DNA ligase LigA has product MSVPAFEEARARVEELRRQIRHHDHLYYVLDAPEISDAEYDELVRELRRLEELYPQLVTPDSPTQRVAGAPSEAFGTVVHSSPMLSLDNAFSPEDLLDFDRRVRSLLGGERPEYVAELKIDGLSVALHYERGRFVRGATRGDGERGEDVTANLRTVRSIPLVLQPPGEMLTELEVRGEVYMPVQAFQRLNREREERGEPTFANPRNAAAGSVRQLDPRVTAGRPLDTFIYEIRRWEAQGPEGPETQWEALEMLGRLGFKVNPHRRLCRDIDEVIDYCRYWAEHRHDVGYEMDGSVIKVNSFEQQRRLGATTHHPRWAIAYKFPAEQATSRVRDIIIQVGRTGVLTPTALLDPVRLAGATVSRATLHNEDIIRQKDVRIGDTVIVQRAGDVIPEVVAVVKEKRTGQEREFRMPDRCPVCGAEAVRLPGEVAVRCTGVACPAQLKEQLIHFASRDAMNIEGLGPAIITQLMDAGLVKDAADLYFLKYEDVVKLERMADKSARNLLDAIAATRGNPLHRLIYALGIRYVGEKVSRVLADHFGSMDALARATEEELTRIPEIGPKIAASVVAFFRQEQTRRVLEKLRRAGVNMEQRRAAPARESPLAGKTVVFTGTLQSMGRKEAEELVASLGGKPSGSVSRHTDYVVVGANPGSKYDRARELGVKMLTEEEFRRLAGLA; this is encoded by the coding sequence ATGAGCGTGCCTGCCTTTGAGGAAGCCAGGGCGCGGGTGGAAGAACTGCGCCGCCAGATTCGCCACCATGACCACCTGTATTACGTGCTGGATGCCCCCGAGATCAGCGACGCCGAGTACGACGAACTGGTGCGGGAACTGCGGCGCCTGGAGGAACTGTATCCCCAGCTGGTGACGCCGGACTCGCCCACCCAGCGGGTGGCGGGGGCGCCGTCGGAGGCGTTCGGGACGGTGGTGCACTCCAGCCCCATGCTCAGCCTGGACAACGCTTTCTCTCCGGAGGATCTGCTGGACTTCGACCGCCGGGTGAGGAGCCTGCTGGGCGGCGAGCGGCCCGAGTACGTGGCGGAACTGAAGATCGACGGGCTTTCCGTGGCGCTGCACTACGAACGGGGCAGGTTCGTGCGGGGGGCGACGCGGGGGGACGGGGAACGGGGCGAGGACGTGACCGCCAACCTGCGCACGGTACGGAGCATCCCCCTTGTCCTGCAGCCGCCCGGGGAGATGCTGACAGAACTGGAGGTGCGGGGGGAGGTGTACATGCCCGTGCAGGCGTTCCAGCGCCTCAACCGGGAACGCGAGGAAAGGGGCGAGCCCACCTTCGCCAACCCCCGCAACGCGGCGGCCGGATCGGTCCGCCAGCTTGACCCCCGTGTCACGGCGGGCCGTCCCCTGGATACCTTCATCTACGAGATCCGCCGCTGGGAGGCTCAGGGCCCGGAGGGGCCGGAGACGCAGTGGGAGGCCCTCGAGATGCTGGGGCGACTCGGGTTCAAGGTGAACCCCCACCGGCGCCTGTGCCGGGACATCGATGAGGTGATCGATTACTGCCGCTACTGGGCCGAGCACCGTCACGACGTGGGATACGAGATGGACGGGTCCGTGATCAAAGTCAACTCCTTCGAGCAGCAGCGCCGCCTGGGGGCCACCACTCACCATCCCCGCTGGGCCATCGCCTACAAGTTTCCGGCCGAGCAGGCCACCAGCCGCGTGCGCGACATCATCATCCAGGTGGGGAGAACGGGGGTGCTTACGCCCACGGCCTTGCTGGATCCCGTGCGCCTGGCCGGGGCCACCGTGAGCCGCGCCACCCTGCACAACGAGGACATCATCCGCCAGAAGGACGTGCGCATCGGCGACACCGTTATCGTACAGCGGGCGGGGGACGTGATCCCGGAAGTGGTGGCCGTGGTGAAGGAGAAGCGCACCGGCCAGGAACGCGAGTTCCGCATGCCCGACCGCTGCCCGGTGTGCGGGGCCGAGGCGGTGCGCTTGCCGGGCGAGGTGGCGGTGCGCTGCACCGGGGTGGCGTGCCCGGCCCAGCTCAAGGAGCAACTCATCCACTTTGCCTCCCGGGACGCCATGAACATCGAGGGGTTGGGCCCCGCCATCATCACCCAGCTCATGGACGCCGGCCTGGTGAAGGATGCCGCCGACCTGTACTTCCTGAAGTACGAAGACGTGGTGAAGCTGGAGCGGATGGCGGACAAGTCGGCGCGCAACCTGCTCGATGCCATCGCCGCCACGCGCGGCAATCCCCTGCACCGGTTGATATACGCCCTGGGCATCCGCTACGTGGGCGAGAAGGTCTCGCGCGTCCTGGCCGACCACTTTGGTTCCATGGACGCCCTGGCCCGCGCCACCGAGGAGGAACTCACCCGCATCCCCGAGATCGGGCCCAAGATCGCCGCCAGCGTGGTGGCCTTCTTCCGGCAGGAGCAGACCCGCCGGGTGCTGGAAAAGCTGCGCCGCGCGGGCGTCAACATGGAACAGCGCCGGGCGGCGCCGGCGCGGGAGAGCCCCCTGGCGGGCAAGACGGTGGTCTTCACCGGCACCCTGCAGTCCATGGGACGCAAGGAAGCGGAAGAACTGGTGGCCTCCCTGGGCGGGAAGCCGTCAGGCAGCGTGAGCCGCCACACCGACTACGTGGTGGTGGGCGCCAACCCGGGGTCCAAGTACGACCGCGCCCGCGAGCTGGGCGTGAAGATGCTCACCGAAGAAGAGTTCCGGCGCCTGGCCGGCCTCGCCTGA
- a CDS encoding polymer-forming cytoskeletal protein — MVHADIRGQVNGDICGAGRVRVASTGLCRSRILADYLEVAGEVKGVVEAGRLVVLRTGRVHGGARFKSLFIQPGGILEVGQDEYPTDAPRRAEAEPAPRDPVKVTATPPAPECETVMNAGPPASASRPSGPVFHISF; from the coding sequence ATGGTCCATGCCGACATCCGCGGGCAGGTCAACGGTGACATATGCGGCGCGGGAAGGGTGAGAGTGGCCAGCACCGGCTTATGCAGGAGCAGGATCCTGGCCGACTACCTGGAAGTCGCCGGTGAGGTCAAAGGCGTCGTCGAAGCCGGCAGGCTGGTTGTTCTCCGCACCGGACGAGTACACGGTGGGGCCCGGTTCAAGTCGCTGTTCATCCAACCGGGCGGTATCCTGGAAGTTGGACAGGACGAATACCCCACTGACGCACCGCGGCGTGCGGAGGCTGAGCCCGCCCCACGCGATCCTGTGAAGGTCACAGCGACCCCGCCTGCGCCGGAGTGCGAAACCGTAATGAACGCGGGCCCGCCCGCAAGCGCCAGCCGACCGAGCGGACCCGTCTTCCACATCAGTTTCTGA
- a CDS encoding ParM/StbA family protein: MSQVLGLDLGYGFVKVTDGERGYVFPSVVGEGHTKPIFRADSQQPSALNHLRVGLGDRVFFVGKAAIRHSRLPFRDLSPTRAERGDFEVLLLAGLSLFCGGTANRLQVVTGVPPGQMHLAPVLSGTLRQQRRLTLYDRDQPREVEIEVERIEIVPQPLGTFWSRALDPWGQPVEGKWEGRIGVLDVGFRTTDLAAVEDGEFIPEKSRTIAVGLAAAYAEIANHLLTRYGLERENHALDEAVITGRIRVAGREVDITDIRNQVFKELAAKVLVELHSTWRVLEFDRLLVSGGGGQALSNYLLPHLSHAELVPDPVTANCKGYLAWARRLWK; encoded by the coding sequence ATGAGCCAGGTGCTGGGTCTGGATCTCGGCTACGGGTTTGTCAAGGTGACGGACGGCGAGAGAGGCTACGTCTTCCCCAGTGTGGTGGGGGAAGGTCACACCAAGCCGATCTTTCGCGCTGACTCACAGCAACCTTCAGCACTGAACCACCTCAGGGTAGGCCTGGGGGACAGGGTTTTCTTCGTCGGAAAGGCCGCGATACGGCACTCCCGGCTGCCCTTCCGCGATCTGTCGCCCACCCGGGCCGAAAGAGGGGATTTCGAGGTCCTTCTGCTGGCAGGCCTGAGCCTCTTTTGTGGCGGCACTGCGAACAGGCTCCAGGTGGTGACTGGCGTCCCACCCGGTCAGATGCACCTGGCTCCCGTCCTGTCCGGTACCCTCAGGCAACAGCGCCGCCTGACCCTGTACGACCGTGACCAGCCACGGGAAGTGGAAATCGAGGTCGAGCGGATCGAGATCGTGCCCCAGCCCCTGGGTACATTCTGGTCCCGTGCCCTTGACCCGTGGGGGCAACCGGTGGAGGGAAAGTGGGAAGGCCGGATCGGGGTCCTTGACGTCGGATTCCGCACCACCGACCTGGCCGCCGTCGAGGATGGGGAATTCATCCCAGAAAAGAGCAGGACCATCGCGGTCGGCCTGGCCGCCGCCTACGCAGAGATAGCGAACCACCTGCTCACCCGGTACGGGCTGGAACGGGAGAACCACGCCCTGGACGAAGCCGTGATCACGGGCAGGATCAGGGTGGCAGGCCGCGAGGTGGACATCACCGACATCAGGAACCAGGTCTTCAAAGAACTGGCCGCCAAGGTGCTGGTAGAGCTCCACTCTACCTGGCGGGTGCTGGAGTTCGACCGGCTGCTGGTGAGTGGTGGAGGGGGCCAGGCCCTCAGCAACTACCTCCTGCCCCATCTCTCCCACGCGGAACTGGTGCCCGACCCCGTAACTGCCAACTGTAAGGGATACCTGGCCTGGGCCCGCCGGCTGTGGAAGTAA
- a CDS encoding DUF1844 domain-containing protein produces the protein MRDNDDRGTADAGTPRTPPPDPEAASRLAEEARQAVGYIASLSAGDMIQWAIAGLAEKAWERMGLVANPATGKITRDFEDARLAIDAIAALVDLLAPRIEPAGLRRLQTLLADLRINYAAQRSRAESAPRQDAQGPHTEPPYPAGR, from the coding sequence ATGAGGGACAACGACGACCGCGGTACCGCTGACGCCGGCACCCCCCGGACGCCGCCTCCCGACCCGGAAGCGGCGTCCCGCTTGGCCGAAGAAGCCCGCCAAGCGGTCGGTTACATCGCCTCCCTTTCGGCGGGTGACATGATCCAGTGGGCCATTGCCGGCCTGGCGGAGAAAGCCTGGGAGCGCATGGGGCTGGTGGCCAACCCGGCCACGGGCAAGATCACCCGGGACTTCGAAGATGCCCGCCTGGCCATCGACGCCATCGCCGCCCTGGTCGATCTGCTGGCTCCGCGCATCGAGCCCGCGGGCCTGCGGCGGTTGCAGACCCTGCTCGCGGACCTGCGCATAAACTACGCCGCCCAGCGCTCCCGCGCCGAATCAGCCCCCCGGCAAGATGCCCAGGGCCCCCACACCGAACCCCCGTACCCGGCGGGTCGGTGA
- a CDS encoding S8 family serine peptidase, translated as MRAAVGLIMFFVLVAPVYGGMPQPGGTVHAAGTLPLPSDVKDVTDLQATDGAQQVLVDQLNLAREQAAEVVRQLAQMADEVDEAIRQSARSVADEAKDLGTELVGQAADVLKDAVYRAGDILARAQQRVGELPVGLPRIGKALVGPTLTDLLETLKPGDTVELLITYDHYPTQADRVRLLETEVRGGIQMNVLPVIAVVAPISAVDDIAALPGVVSIWYNQKLQYFMKDSRVLIGVDKLEKDRRFQTLWPRKDPATGQPVPPLGTGVKVAVIDSGIDALHPDLPLGDKVVENRKVLGLSVVEELGVPDIIGLKLSPILPNTDTTSGHGTHVAGTVGGLGTMWQENAGVARNVKLIGLGTGETLFILSAVEAFDWVLEYNLRHPNDPIRVTTNSWGTSAPADPFDPQYGFLTYLYNPVVVATRMLYEQGVVTLFAAGNDGGYGTINPYSVWPWVISVAAGTKSGELAGFSSRGYDPLMEHDGRFYKVHRLGQWSFRLIDLLHPDITAPGVDIISARASTGVLPVLAATTDVTTLGTKAAFYTVMSGTSMATPHVAGVVALLLSADPSLTPAQVYQVLVETAQPMVQYAEYQVGAGYVDAYAAVHKVLAKRALGLDLPYGRGYPVATPVPYGDRPDCGYAMMPLGDPWQEAGSYVTGRRQYYKFSRPFPLGTTTVKLTSQYDPTVDVLISTSNIWIYRPTDGKRTPRDDEAVAMFTGMDSKVFINDPVVDNGRDEDDSDLYWYNLRGAFSVLTGTGGAELPRKFAFTVQPLGLTFTDQAFARSLQSLTAEDRALVRKLVRAGVLAPFGAFNPDAPMKRADLARAVALLARVKQYAPEVPTYGDVGLHHPAYVFVESLRGQWDFAGQSELPRGVDVRKVMGGATVDSSTGATVPMLEGEATLFQPHAPVSALDAVVTAGTLAGKQSRAEELAKQANEHPYVEFVHDKEGGVLRLRVMRQGLTARQLGYIALAFEEGWLDPIREVVVKQPTFEQWYQWYFFGRGKKPEWVVELYFDPLEPAKTLNVYRVIDRVCR; from the coding sequence TTGAGAGCGGCAGTGGGTTTGATCATGTTCTTCGTCCTTGTTGCCCCTGTGTACGGCGGCATGCCGCAGCCAGGGGGAACGGTGCATGCTGCCGGGACCTTGCCCCTCCCCTCTGACGTCAAGGATGTCACCGATCTGCAGGCGACTGACGGTGCACAGCAGGTGCTCGTCGACCAGCTAAACCTAGCCAGGGAACAGGCTGCCGAGGTCGTCCGTCAGCTGGCCCAGATGGCCGACGAGGTTGACGAGGCCATCCGACAGAGTGCCAGATCCGTTGCGGATGAAGCGAAGGACCTGGGCACCGAACTGGTTGGGCAAGCGGCCGACGTGCTTAAGGATGCTGTGTACCGAGCAGGGGATATCTTGGCGCGTGCACAGCAACGCGTCGGCGAACTTCCTGTCGGTCTGCCGCGTATCGGCAAAGCCTTGGTTGGCCCTACTCTCACTGACTTGCTCGAGACACTCAAACCAGGTGACACGGTGGAATTGCTCATCACTTACGATCATTACCCTACTCAGGCTGACCGTGTGAGGCTCCTGGAGACGGAGGTCCGCGGCGGCATACAGATGAATGTGCTGCCCGTGATTGCAGTTGTGGCTCCCATCTCAGCGGTGGACGACATTGCTGCGCTGCCGGGGGTCGTCTCCATTTGGTACAACCAGAAGTTGCAGTATTTCATGAAAGACAGCCGTGTCCTCATTGGGGTCGACAAGCTAGAGAAGGACCGGCGCTTCCAGACTCTGTGGCCCCGGAAGGATCCCGCCACAGGCCAGCCCGTTCCGCCCTTGGGGACCGGGGTCAAGGTGGCCGTGATCGACAGCGGTATCGACGCCCTCCATCCAGATTTGCCCCTGGGTGACAAGGTGGTAGAGAACCGGAAGGTACTGGGGTTGAGCGTGGTGGAAGAGTTGGGCGTGCCGGACATCATTGGCCTGAAGTTGTCCCCGATTCTGCCCAACACCGATACCACGAGCGGGCACGGGACCCACGTGGCGGGCACGGTGGGTGGCCTGGGGACGATGTGGCAGGAAAATGCAGGCGTCGCCCGCAACGTGAAGCTGATCGGACTCGGTACGGGCGAAACTCTGTTTATCCTTTCTGCCGTCGAGGCGTTTGACTGGGTACTTGAGTACAACTTGCGGCATCCCAACGACCCCATCCGCGTCACCACTAACAGTTGGGGTACCAGTGCGCCCGCTGACCCGTTTGATCCGCAGTACGGATTCCTGACGTACCTTTACAATCCCGTCGTCGTTGCCACACGGATGCTCTACGAGCAGGGCGTGGTTACCTTATTCGCGGCTGGGAACGACGGCGGCTACGGGACGATTAACCCGTATTCGGTCTGGCCGTGGGTAATCAGCGTTGCGGCCGGAACCAAGTCGGGCGAGTTGGCCGGTTTTTCGTCGCGCGGGTATGATCCCCTCATGGAGCACGATGGCAGGTTCTACAAGGTGCACCGGTTGGGGCAGTGGTCTTTCCGGCTCATCGACCTCCTCCATCCCGACATCACCGCACCGGGTGTGGACATCATCTCTGCGCGGGCTAGCACGGGCGTCCTGCCGGTTCTGGCCGCCACCACGGACGTGACCACGCTGGGCACGAAGGCTGCTTTCTACACGGTCATGAGCGGCACAAGCATGGCTACGCCCCATGTGGCGGGCGTGGTTGCTCTTCTGCTGAGTGCGGATCCCAGCTTGACGCCGGCCCAAGTGTACCAGGTGCTGGTGGAGACGGCACAACCCATGGTCCAATATGCCGAGTACCAGGTCGGCGCGGGATACGTCGATGCATATGCTGCCGTCCACAAAGTGCTGGCTAAGAGGGCGCTTGGCCTTGACCTGCCTTACGGGCGGGGTTACCCTGTCGCCACTCCGGTACCCTACGGGGACAGACCTGACTGCGGATACGCGATGATGCCGTTGGGGGACCCGTGGCAGGAGGCCGGCTCCTACGTAACGGGGCGGCGGCAGTACTACAAGTTCAGCCGTCCGTTTCCCTTGGGGACGACTACGGTGAAGTTAACTTCCCAGTACGACCCGACGGTGGATGTGCTTATCTCGACCAGCAACATCTGGATTTACCGTCCCACGGACGGTAAGCGCACTCCGCGAGACGACGAAGCGGTGGCGATGTTCACGGGTATGGACAGCAAGGTCTTCATCAATGACCCGGTGGTGGACAACGGCAGGGATGAGGACGACTCGGATCTGTACTGGTACAACCTGCGTGGCGCTTTCTCTGTCCTCACGGGTACTGGTGGGGCGGAGCTGCCTAGGAAATTTGCCTTCACGGTTCAACCCCTCGGGCTTACCTTCACCGATCAGGCGTTTGCTCGCTCCCTGCAGTCTCTTACTGCCGAAGATCGCGCTTTGGTTAGGAAGCTAGTGCGAGCGGGGGTGCTTGCTCCGTTTGGTGCCTTTAACCCGGACGCGCCGATGAAGCGGGCAGACTTGGCGCGTGCGGTGGCTCTCCTCGCGCGTGTCAAGCAATATGCTCCAGAGGTGCCGACCTATGGCGACGTTGGGCTCCACCACCCAGCCTACGTGTTCGTGGAGTCGCTTCGGGGCCAGTGGGATTTCGCGGGTCAATCGGAACTGCCCCGGGGCGTAGACGTGAGGAAGGTTATGGGCGGTGCGACGGTAGATTCGAGCACGGGGGCTACGGTGCCGATGTTGGAGGGCGAAGCTACCTTGTTCCAGCCCCATGCACCGGTGAGCGCTCTGGATGCGGTGGTGACCGCCGGCACGTTGGCTGGCAAGCAGTCGCGGGCCGAGGAATTGGCCAAGCAGGCGAACGAGCATCCGTACGTGGAATTTGTCCACGACAAAGAAGGTGGCGTGCTGCGCTTGCGAGTGATGAGGCAGGGGCTCACCGCTAGGCAACTCGGGTACATCGCCCTCGCTTTTGAGGAAGGCTGGCTCGATCCGATCAGGGAGGTCGTGGTTAAGCAGCCCACGTTTGAGCAATGGTACCAGTGGTACTTCTTTGGGCGCGGGAAAAAGCCTGAGTGGGTCGTGGAGTTGTACTTTGACCCGCTCGAGCCGGCCAAAACGCTGAACGTATACCGGGTGATAGACAGGGTGTGCAGGTGA
- a CDS encoding sigma-70 family RNA polymerase sigma factor, whose protein sequence is MNESLGELIRRARGGEVEARENLIRTWQPFVRLVASSVCGRHLSWEAADDELSIALIAFNEAIDRYESGRGVDFARFARLVITSRLKDYIRREARHRHLALVLVTSDGEEYLPAEYGSSATRYEVEQDAQALAEEIAELDGLLRRFGFNFRSLARCSPRHRETRDRCVQVALELARDPQLLGELTVRRRLPLSELQRRTGVSRKVLETWRRYIVALTLILACPQFVGLRQFLHMDGELGAKKQPSAGLSG, encoded by the coding sequence ATGAATGAGTCGCTTGGGGAACTTATCCGCCGGGCACGGGGGGGCGAGGTGGAGGCCCGCGAGAATCTCATTCGCACCTGGCAGCCTTTCGTCCGACTGGTAGCATCGAGCGTGTGCGGGCGGCACCTGTCTTGGGAGGCCGCGGACGACGAGTTGAGTATTGCCCTGATTGCTTTCAACGAAGCGATTGACCGTTATGAGTCCGGCCGCGGGGTAGACTTCGCCCGGTTTGCGCGTCTCGTGATCACCAGCCGCCTGAAGGATTACATACGCAGGGAAGCACGCCATCGGCACCTGGCCCTTGTTCTGGTGACGTCCGATGGAGAGGAGTACTTGCCGGCTGAATATGGGTCGTCAGCGACACGTTACGAGGTAGAACAGGACGCACAGGCTCTGGCCGAGGAGATCGCTGAACTTGACGGCCTTCTGCGGCGGTTCGGCTTTAACTTCCGTTCGCTTGCGCGTTGTTCCCCGCGGCACCGCGAGACCCGGGACCGATGCGTTCAGGTTGCACTTGAGCTCGCGCGCGACCCGCAGTTGCTGGGAGAACTTACTGTGCGGCGCAGACTGCCCCTAAGCGAGCTCCAGAGACGGACGGGCGTGAGCCGGAAAGTTCTGGAGACCTGGCGGCGCTACATTGTGGCGCTCACCTTGATCCTCGCCTGCCCGCAGTTCGTAGGCCTGAGACAGTTCCTGCACATGGACGGCGAGCTGGGTGCAAAGAAGCAGCCGAGCGCGGGCTTGTCGGGCTAG